One window from the genome of Pyrobaculum ferrireducens encodes:
- a CDS encoding ArsR/SmtB family transcription factor, giving the protein MNVTVFVVLAPLAMWMFPVYVPPNSTATIYASLPPGLCNATGVIHVSQLVAIACVNKALAPTTVSGYVAVEYPKPPPPPSVPAPEAPILAVAAGAAAAAGLSHVASNRRELLAAPLAPIVARIKRATGEDPARREILRVVEQLGAATLAQIAKATGKGWGAVQWHVYVLEREGRLRSIRIGPMTYYFTNPKKAAEVILASVDPDALPLEDREKLDFLAASAS; this is encoded by the coding sequence GTGAATGTTACAGTGTTTGTTGTCTTGGCGCCGTTGGCTATGTGGATGTTTCCAGTCTACGTGCCGCCTAACTCCACTGCCACGATCTACGCAAGTCTGCCGCCCGGCCTCTGCAACGCCACCGGCGTAATCCACGTGAGCCAGCTGGTGGCGATCGCCTGCGTGAACAAGGCGCTGGCTCCCACCACCGTCAGCGGGTACGTGGCGGTGGAGTACCCCAAGCCCCCGCCTCCGCCCAGCGTCCCGGCGCCTGAGGCGCCTATACTGGCGGTGGCGGCCGGCGCCGCGGCGGCGGCTGGCCTCAGCCACGTTGCTAGCAACCGCCGCGAACTGCTCGCCGCCCCGCTGGCGCCGATAGTCGCCCGCATCAAGAGGGCAACTGGCGAGGATCCCGCTAGGCGTGAGATACTGCGGGTGGTTGAACAGCTGGGCGCCGCGACGCTGGCCCAGATAGCCAAGGCCACGGGCAAGGGCTGGGGCGCCGTCCAGTGGCACGTCTACGTGCTGGAGAGGGAGGGCAGGCTGAGGTCTATTAGGATAGGCCCCATGACCTACTACTTCACAAACCCAAAGAAGGCGGCTGAGGTAATCCTCGCCTCAGTGGATCCAGACGCACTGCCGCTGGAGGATAGGGAGAAGCTAGACTTCCTCGCGGCGTCGGCCTCATGA
- a CDS encoding DUF86 domain-containing protein has translation MGKIASLIALVKRNLETLDELVRRHGAAEVVEDYGLLNASLHLMQAAIQTLIDAAHLLVELGAEPPSRYSDVPSALAQHGLLNSNLVQKGNFLETSWSTATGLRAGSEDSRGGPI, from the coding sequence ATGGGTAAAATAGCGTCGCTAATCGCCTTGGTGAAGAGGAACTTGGAGACGCTTGACGAGCTGGTGAGGAGGCACGGCGCCGCGGAGGTGGTGGAGGACTATGGGTTGCTAAATGCGTCTCTCCACTTGATGCAGGCGGCGATACAGACGCTGATAGACGCCGCCCACCTGCTCGTGGAGCTAGGGGCCGAGCCGCCGAGCAGATATTCAGACGTGCCCTCCGCCCTAGCTCAGCACGGCCTCTTAAACAGCAACCTTGTTCAGAAAGGTAATTTTTTAGAGACGTCGTGGTCCACGGCTACGGGACTCCGGGCTGGTTCAGAAGATTCTAGAGGAGGGCCTATATAG
- a CDS encoding type I 3-dehydroquinate dehydratase, whose amino-acid sequence MICGAVPVRKARDVERALEAPVPCLELRLDYLEAGLVEVRRVLEEAVARRTVIFTVRRREEGGAWRGGEEERAELYLKLLDLSPHYIDVEAESPIIRQVAGAKGGSRLIASRHDFEKTPPLEVLTQWARRAAELGDVVKIVTYAREPGDGLRVLSLIGAAPKPTVAFAMGPAGAYTRVAAAALGSPIMYVSLGEATAPGQISADAYYAALLAVGIAPEGEGLPAMREALDWIDGGLMYLLKRRLEVCRDMGRLKKAAGLAIYDDAREAQVLRRAGDFKQIFELVVQMCKAVQIVA is encoded by the coding sequence TTGATATGCGGCGCGGTCCCCGTGAGGAAGGCGAGAGACGTCGAGAGAGCGCTTGAGGCCCCCGTCCCGTGCCTCGAGCTGAGACTCGACTACCTAGAGGCCGGCCTCGTCGAGGTCAGACGCGTCCTAGAGGAGGCCGTTGCCAGGCGGACGGTTATATTCACCGTGAGGCGGAGGGAGGAAGGCGGAGCCTGGCGCGGCGGCGAGGAGGAGAGGGCGGAGCTCTACCTCAAACTCCTAGACCTCTCCCCCCACTATATAGACGTAGAAGCCGAGTCTCCCATCATAAGACAGGTGGCCGGGGCCAAGGGAGGGTCACGGCTCATCGCCAGCAGACACGACTTTGAAAAAACGCCCCCCCTCGAGGTGCTGACCCAGTGGGCCCGCAGAGCCGCGGAGCTGGGCGACGTAGTTAAGATAGTGACGTATGCCAGGGAGCCTGGAGACGGCTTGCGGGTCCTCTCCCTAATAGGCGCGGCCCCCAAGCCCACCGTCGCCTTCGCCATGGGCCCCGCCGGCGCCTACACGAGAGTAGCCGCCGCGGCCCTGGGGAGCCCCATTATGTACGTCTCCCTCGGCGAGGCCACGGCCCCCGGCCAGATAAGCGCAGACGCCTACTACGCCGCTCTGCTCGCTGTTGGTATAGCACCGGAGGGGGAGGGGCTACCCGCCATGAGAGAGGCCCTAGACTGGATAGACGGGGGCCTCATGTACCTCCTCAAGAGGAGGCTGGAGGTGTGCAGAGACATGGGCCGGCTGAAGAAAGCCGCAGGCCTCGCCATATACGACGACGCCCGCGAAGCCCAGGTGCTGAGGAGGGCAGGCGACTTCAAACAAATATTCGAGTTAGTGGTCCAGATGTGCAAAGCAGTACAGATAGTAGCCTAG
- a CDS encoding pyridoxal phosphate-dependent aminotransferase: MDFASVLRRIGEAGPRHRLDIGDPDVPPPGELLEALSRVGDMRYGPPEGLPEFREAVASVFGVEPGEVVAVAGGRHGLAALMWAFRRRRLLTPSPYYPGYFEIAEVFGLGLGLVESGDGWLPRFAERGVYVVNYPNNPTGVVLPRERVRELVDVAEFVISDEIYRDIVFTEFTSPLDMSPNVAVVHSFSKVFSVPGLRLGAVIAPREVAREVARFNKATINVPPTHAQRAVASVIDILPRRRREVSEIYRGRAELAARLLRLRFVKPGGAFYIFAEAGEGCFEKALGRGVSVLPGELYGRGGHVRIALVEGEGALSEAFSVLNEVCR; this comes from the coding sequence GTGGATTTTGCCTCTGTTCTTAGGCGTATTGGGGAGGCGGGGCCGCGTCATAGGCTTGATATTGGGGATCCCGACGTGCCTCCGCCGGGGGAGCTTCTGGAGGCTTTGTCGCGTGTTGGGGATATGCGCTACGGCCCTCCGGAGGGTTTGCCGGAGTTTAGAGAGGCTGTGGCTTCTGTTTTTGGGGTGGAGCCTGGGGAGGTGGTGGCGGTGGCCGGCGGGAGGCACGGCCTCGCCGCGCTTATGTGGGCTTTCCGCAGGAGGCGGCTCCTGACGCCGTCGCCTTACTACCCGGGCTATTTCGAAATTGCGGAGGTCTTCGGGCTGGGGCTGGGGCTTGTGGAGTCCGGCGATGGGTGGTTGCCTAGATTCGCGGAGAGGGGGGTGTACGTGGTGAACTACCCGAATAACCCCACGGGGGTTGTGTTGCCGAGGGAGAGGGTGAGGGAGCTTGTGGACGTGGCCGAGTTTGTGATTAGCGACGAGATTTACCGCGACATTGTGTTTACGGAGTTCACCTCTCCCCTCGACATGTCGCCTAACGTGGCTGTTGTGCACAGCTTTTCTAAGGTCTTCTCGGTGCCCGGTCTTAGGCTGGGGGCGGTGATTGCGCCTAGGGAGGTGGCTAGGGAGGTGGCCCGCTTTAACAAGGCGACTATCAATGTCCCCCCGACCCACGCCCAGAGGGCTGTGGCGTCTGTGATAGACATACTGCCGAGGAGGAGGCGGGAGGTTTCCGAGATATACCGCGGCAGGGCGGAGCTCGCGGCGCGGTTGCTGAGGCTCCGGTTTGTGAAGCCAGGGGGGGCGTTTTACATATTTGCAGAGGCGGGGGAGGGCTGTTTCGAGAAGGCGCTGGGCAGAGGCGTCTCTGTCCTTCCTGGGGAGCTCTACGGGAGGGGCGGCCACGTGAGGATTGCCCTAGTGGAGGGGGAGGGGGCCCTGTCGGAGGCCTTCTCTGTGTTGAACGAGGTGTGTAGATAG
- a CDS encoding shikimate kinase: protein MQCAVACAYGGGTVINAIATGHGAAFPISLRVVAEVCRSDRTSVSTYADVDVGPVVRIVERVAERFGTGPLAVRITGDLPTAGGLKSSSATVNAIIRAAASLAGAEVDLFDVARLNAELSKWAGISVTGAFDDAVASAVGRSYLTDNHKLVVIRELDVSGRAVVLIPPYEKRRHRLEEMRAVAPLVRTAVAYAGLGMWREAMMINAAAYGYALGYPPEPWLEALRRGAVGGVSGTGPSHVFITDDPEGLAEALSKYGRVYVVDIPQSPCST from the coding sequence GTGCAGTGCGCCGTTGCGTGTGCATACGGAGGGGGGACTGTGATCAACGCCATAGCCACTGGGCACGGGGCGGCTTTCCCCATATCGCTGAGGGTGGTGGCTGAGGTGTGCCGCTCCGACCGGACCTCGGTCTCTACCTACGCCGACGTGGACGTGGGGCCTGTGGTGAGGATCGTGGAGAGGGTTGCCGAGAGGTTCGGGACTGGGCCACTCGCCGTCAGAATCACCGGCGACTTGCCCACTGCGGGTGGGCTTAAGTCTAGTAGCGCCACGGTCAACGCAATTATCAGGGCGGCGGCGTCGCTGGCCGGGGCCGAGGTGGATCTCTTCGACGTGGCTAGGCTAAACGCCGAGTTGAGCAAGTGGGCTGGGATAAGCGTCACGGGGGCTTTTGACGACGCCGTGGCGAGCGCCGTGGGGAGGAGCTACCTCACCGACAACCACAAGCTTGTGGTGATTAGAGAGCTGGACGTGTCTGGGAGGGCCGTCGTGTTGATACCGCCTTACGAGAAGAGGAGGCATAGGCTCGAGGAGATGAGGGCCGTGGCGCCTCTGGTTAGGACCGCGGTGGCCTACGCGGGGCTGGGCATGTGGAGAGAGGCGATGATGATAAACGCCGCGGCTTACGGCTACGCCCTGGGCTACCCGCCGGAGCCGTGGCTAGAGGCGCTGAGGAGGGGGGCCGTGGGCGGGGTGTCGGGCACCGGGCCCTCCCACGTCTTTATCACAGACGACCCGGAGGGCCTCGCCGAGGCTCTGTCTAAATACGGCAGGGTCTACGTAGTGGACATACCGCAGTCGCCCTGCTCCACGTAG
- the malA gene encoding alpha-glucosidase MalA: MSLQVGKKSVKLTLGRQILTFDLPPGEPRPHATFDGRSLRASCCGVETELVVEQTRGGVAIRKRLGAREHVFGLGTRAYPPDRRRGRFVLFNNDLYGYQLGMDPLYASIPLLVFVEGGRAFGVAVNSPAYGVADIGATRYGEVVVEVEDMPEVYLFFGPAPLEVYETYSEATGRPFLPPRWAMGLHISRYSYEPQTAAAEVVKEVLEAAPVEAVYLDIDYMDRYKQFTWDFKKFPDPRGFVEEMHELGVRVVAIIDPYIKAEPGYKPFEKLLDCLLVTENDEIFLARGWPGLSALPDFLNPRCREAWAALVEEFVASFGIDGVWLDMNEPTVFNCDALATRSRIYALAGATPHPLTREELYCRAPRGAYHVFNGEKIPHEKVRGLYPYFEAEATYEALRRAGREPFILSRSGYLGIQKYAALWTGDVPSTWEGLRLTVMAVLGLSASGVPFVGADVGGFAGVGDYELVARWYQAAALFPLFRVHRDKATPDAELTRLPAKYRQMALEAVRLRLRLMPYLRHLAWAAHLHGYPIVRPLGLEFPDDEDAFKIHDEYMVGPHLLYAPILDKGARGRDVYLPRGAWLELETGRAHLGPSWVASESQMPLYIRAGSAVPTQEGLLIYGEGEWTIYTDEGPVRVERRGNSVKAGCRWRGIYILGEALVEVEVDGVRARGAAARIGTYVEQGDCGMSTT, encoded by the coding sequence GTGTCTCTGCAGGTGGGAAAGAAAAGCGTAAAGCTGACGTTGGGTAGGCAGATACTTACATTCGATCTACCCCCCGGCGAGCCGCGGCCCCACGCAACCTTCGACGGCAGGTCGCTTAGGGCTTCGTGTTGCGGCGTGGAGACGGAGCTGGTCGTCGAGCAGACACGCGGCGGCGTGGCTATACGGAAGAGGCTGGGAGCCAGGGAGCACGTCTTCGGCCTCGGCACCAGGGCTTATCCGCCTGATAGGAGGAGGGGCCGCTTTGTGCTTTTCAACAACGACCTCTACGGCTACCAGCTAGGGATGGACCCCCTCTACGCCTCAATCCCCCTCCTCGTCTTTGTGGAGGGGGGCAGGGCCTTTGGCGTTGCGGTTAACAGCCCGGCCTACGGCGTCGCCGACATAGGAGCTACTAGATACGGCGAGGTGGTGGTGGAGGTGGAGGACATGCCGGAGGTGTACCTCTTCTTCGGGCCAGCCCCCCTTGAGGTGTACGAGACATACAGCGAGGCGACCGGCAGACCCTTCCTGCCGCCGAGGTGGGCCATGGGGCTTCACATATCGAGATACTCCTACGAGCCCCAGACGGCCGCCGCCGAGGTGGTGAAGGAGGTGCTAGAGGCGGCGCCTGTAGAGGCGGTGTATCTAGACATCGACTACATGGACCGCTACAAGCAGTTCACTTGGGATTTCAAGAAGTTCCCGGACCCCCGCGGCTTTGTGGAGGAGATGCACGAGCTGGGGGTGAGGGTAGTCGCGATTATAGATCCGTACATCAAGGCGGAGCCCGGCTATAAGCCCTTCGAGAAACTGCTAGACTGTCTACTCGTCACGGAGAACGACGAGATCTTCCTCGCGAGGGGGTGGCCCGGCCTCTCGGCGTTGCCCGACTTCCTAAACCCCCGGTGTAGGGAGGCTTGGGCGGCGTTGGTGGAGGAGTTCGTCGCCAGCTTCGGGATAGACGGCGTGTGGCTAGACATGAACGAGCCCACGGTTTTCAACTGCGACGCGCTGGCCACCAGGTCTAGGATCTACGCCCTGGCGGGGGCCACGCCGCACCCCCTCACGAGGGAAGAGCTTTACTGCAGGGCGCCCCGCGGCGCCTACCACGTCTTCAACGGAGAGAAGATCCCCCATGAAAAAGTGCGGGGGCTATACCCCTACTTCGAGGCCGAGGCCACGTACGAGGCGTTGCGGAGGGCTGGGAGGGAGCCCTTCATACTCTCCAGATCGGGCTACCTGGGTATTCAGAAATACGCCGCTTTGTGGACCGGCGACGTGCCCAGCACCTGGGAGGGGCTTAGGCTGACCGTGATGGCGGTGCTCGGCCTCTCGGCCTCCGGAGTCCCCTTCGTGGGGGCCGACGTGGGGGGCTTCGCCGGCGTCGGCGATTACGAGCTGGTGGCTAGGTGGTACCAGGCGGCGGCTCTGTTCCCCTTGTTCCGCGTCCATAGGGACAAGGCCACGCCAGACGCGGAGCTCACCAGACTACCCGCTAAGTACAGGCAGATGGCTCTGGAGGCAGTGAGGCTGAGGCTGAGGCTCATGCCGTACCTCCGCCACCTCGCATGGGCCGCCCATCTACACGGCTACCCCATAGTGAGGCCCCTCGGCTTAGAGTTCCCCGACGACGAAGACGCGTTTAAGATACACGACGAGTACATGGTGGGGCCCCACCTCCTCTACGCCCCCATACTAGACAAGGGGGCGAGGGGGAGGGACGTCTACCTCCCCAGGGGGGCCTGGCTGGAGCTGGAGACCGGGAGGGCCCACCTAGGCCCCAGCTGGGTCGCCTCGGAGTCCCAGATGCCTCTCTACATAAGGGCGGGCTCCGCCGTGCCCACCCAGGAGGGCTTGTTGATATATGGAGAGGGGGAGTGGACCATATACACAGACGAGGGCCCCGTGCGCGTAGAGCGCAGAGGTAACTCTGTGAAGGCCGGATGCAGGTGGCGCGGCATATACATACTGGGGGAGGCGCTGGTGGAGGTTGAGGTAGACGGCGTGAGGGCGCGGGGGGCCGCCGCGAGGATCGGCACCTACGTGGAGCAGGGCGACTGCGGTATGTCCACTACGTAG
- a CDS encoding DUF2175 domain-containing protein, protein MRQLKKWKCAVCGEEVVEGQVFTFYAKGPVHWECLEKELSGMLYKDVDAAALLRLDHYLHEGIVLAKQLEYLAQNEKTKERIREIRKQLETLAAKLTNEITTSQP, encoded by the coding sequence ATGCGCCAGTTAAAGAAGTGGAAATGCGCGGTGTGTGGAGAGGAGGTGGTGGAGGGGCAGGTCTTCACTTTCTACGCCAAGGGCCCCGTCCACTGGGAGTGTCTAGAAAAAGAGCTGTCCGGCATGCTGTACAAAGACGTCGACGCCGCGGCGTTGCTCAGACTAGACCACTACCTACACGAAGGCATAGTCCTCGCCAAACAGCTAGAATACCTAGCCCAAAACGAAAAAACCAAAGAACGCATAAGAGAAATACGCAAACAGCTAGAGACTCTAGCCGCCAAGCTGACAAATGAAATCACCACTAGCCAACCCTAG
- the rpl3p gene encoding 50S ribosomal protein L3, producing MGLKINRPRRGSMGVYPRKRAADIVPRVRNWPDVNLGRPTLLGFAAYKAGMVHAVVVDDRPTSPLYGKEVVRAVTVLDAPPLYVWGVRLYTLDPANGYRRAVAEVWSAELPKYLHRVLTLPEKVDVEKQMKKLEEFRDVAVDVRALVAMQPHLSGIGKKTPELLEIPVGGVPSIDERIKYAVSLLGKTVSPKDVFTAGQLVDVIAVTKGKGYQGVVKRFGVTILPRWHKHRKGHRRTGTIGPQAPALMFTQPRPGQMGFHQRTEYNKRLLKIGENGAEITPKSGFLHYGVVKGPYILVQGSVPGARKRLVVLRYPVRPPRKAPPAAEPQVVWVSSQSL from the coding sequence ATGGGTCTTAAGATTAATAGGCCGCGCCGCGGCTCGATGGGGGTGTACCCGAGGAAGCGCGCCGCGGATATCGTGCCCAGGGTGCGCAACTGGCCAGATGTAAATCTTGGCAGGCCCACGTTGCTGGGGTTCGCGGCGTATAAAGCCGGGATGGTTCACGCAGTGGTGGTGGACGACAGGCCCACCAGCCCGCTCTACGGCAAGGAGGTGGTGAGGGCGGTTACTGTGCTGGATGCCCCGCCGCTTTACGTCTGGGGGGTGAGGCTCTACACCCTAGACCCGGCAAACGGCTACCGGCGCGCAGTGGCTGAGGTCTGGTCTGCGGAGTTGCCGAAGTACCTCCATAGGGTTTTGACACTGCCGGAGAAGGTGGATGTGGAGAAGCAGATGAAGAAGCTGGAGGAGTTTAGAGACGTAGCGGTGGACGTGAGGGCTCTAGTCGCGATGCAACCCCACCTCTCTGGCATCGGCAAGAAGACCCCCGAGCTGTTGGAGATACCGGTTGGGGGAGTGCCGAGCATAGATGAGAGGATAAAATACGCCGTCTCTCTACTCGGCAAGACCGTGTCGCCCAAGGATGTGTTTACGGCGGGTCAGCTTGTCGACGTGATTGCAGTTACCAAGGGGAAGGGCTACCAGGGCGTCGTTAAGAGGTTTGGCGTCACCATCCTGCCCCGTTGGCATAAGCACAGGAAGGGCCACAGGAGGACCGGCACCATAGGCCCCCAGGCTCCGGCTTTGATGTTTACACAGCCGAGGCCCGGCCAGATGGGGTTCCACCAGAGGACTGAGTATAACAAGAGGCTGTTGAAAATCGGCGAGAACGGTGCCGAGATTACGCCGAAGTCCGGCTTCCTCCACTACGGAGTGGTGAAGGGGCCGTACATCCTCGTGCAGGGCAGTGTCCCCGGGGCGAGGAAGAGGCTGGTGGTGCTTAGGTACCCAGTGAGGCCGCCTCGCAAGGCGCCGCCCGCCGCGGAGCCGCAGGTGGTTTGGGTAAGTTCACAAAGTTTATAA
- the rpl4p gene encoding 50S ribosomal protein L4, which translates to MNEVLLKFKLLDLSPYLQPLPEGPVRKLKVYGPDGAYVADIDAPIHFLEPVRPDLIRRAYLSALSARFQPKGVYEGAGKEHSCESFGVGLGIARIPRYKGSLWPRGCFAPNTRGGRRAHPPRVEKKLHEEINKKEKNLAIRSAIAATGYKSWVAARGHVVDKVPALPVVVTGDVEKIGRAREARKLLQALGLWLDVERAAEGVKIRSGKGKMRGRRYKEPKSVLVVVSDAKAPLVAAVRNFPGVDVVAVNNLNMLVLAPGGVPGRLTLWTVPAVEKLGGLFL; encoded by the coding sequence ATGAACGAGGTGTTGCTTAAGTTTAAGTTGCTGGATCTCAGCCCCTATCTACAGCCATTGCCGGAGGGGCCTGTGCGCAAGCTGAAGGTATACGGCCCGGACGGGGCCTACGTGGCGGATATAGACGCCCCCATACACTTCCTAGAGCCGGTTCGGCCGGATTTAATCAGGAGGGCGTATCTAAGCGCTCTGAGCGCGCGGTTCCAGCCAAAGGGCGTGTACGAAGGCGCCGGCAAGGAGCACAGCTGTGAGTCGTTCGGCGTGGGGCTTGGGATAGCCAGAATTCCGCGGTACAAGGGCTCTCTCTGGCCCAGGGGCTGTTTTGCCCCCAACACCAGAGGCGGCAGGAGGGCCCACCCGCCTAGGGTGGAGAAGAAGCTCCACGAGGAGATTAACAAGAAGGAGAAGAACTTGGCTATTAGGTCGGCCATCGCGGCCACGGGCTACAAGTCGTGGGTGGCGGCGAGGGGCCACGTGGTTGACAAGGTGCCGGCGCTTCCGGTCGTGGTTACGGGAGACGTGGAGAAGATAGGCAGGGCGAGGGAGGCGAGGAAGTTGTTACAGGCGCTGGGGCTGTGGCTAGACGTCGAAAGGGCCGCGGAGGGGGTTAAGATTAGGTCTGGCAAGGGCAAGATGAGGGGGAGGCGGTACAAGGAGCCCAAGAGCGTGTTGGTAGTGGTCTCAGACGCGAAGGCGCCTCTGGTGGCGGCTGTGAGGAATTTCCCAGGCGTCGACGTAGTCGCTGTGAATAACCTAAATATGCTGGTTCTCGCGCCTGGAGGCGTCCCGGGGAGGCTGACCCTCTGGACTGTCCCGGCTGTAGAAAAACTCGGCGGGTTGTTCTTATGA
- a CDS encoding 50S ribosomal protein L23, which translates to MIRRLVVTEKALRLAEKENKITLVVERDATKKQIADEVKRLYGVDVEKVNTVITPRGEKKAYVKLTKEHNAMDLLSRLGVL; encoded by the coding sequence ATGATTAGGAGGCTGGTTGTGACGGAGAAGGCGCTGCGGCTCGCCGAGAAGGAGAACAAGATTACCCTAGTCGTTGAGAGGGACGCCACCAAGAAGCAGATAGCGGATGAGGTGAAGAGGCTCTACGGCGTCGACGTAGAGAAGGTCAACACTGTGATAACGCCACGGGGCGAGAAGAAGGCCTATGTGAAGCTAACCAAAGAGCATAACGCAATGGATCTCCTCAGCAGACTCGGCGTGTTGTAA
- a CDS encoding exosome complex RNA-binding protein Csl4, producing MRKIIVTPGELVAYAEEFETKGAVYAVDYRYIAAALGVAAYDEKTHTAVVKPVRPPAIPQTGSVVYCQVTGEGRRAYQLRCFAVEEGRGPSELKYIVSGVLPHFFSDGEVGIGDYIRGRVVSTRGPPIVVSIRGPTYGVVLSRCPRCGSVLRRRGSALYCPNCGVEVKRKMAIGHYST from the coding sequence ATGAGGAAGATAATAGTGACGCCAGGCGAGCTGGTGGCATACGCCGAGGAGTTTGAGACAAAGGGCGCGGTGTACGCCGTCGACTACCGGTACATAGCCGCGGCGCTGGGGGTCGCGGCGTACGACGAGAAGACCCACACGGCCGTTGTAAAGCCGGTGAGGCCGCCCGCGATTCCGCAGACGGGCTCCGTAGTCTACTGCCAGGTCACCGGCGAGGGGAGGAGGGCCTACCAGTTGAGATGCTTCGCAGTTGAGGAGGGCAGGGGGCCCTCTGAGCTGAAATATATAGTATCCGGCGTCTTGCCGCACTTCTTCTCAGACGGCGAGGTGGGCATAGGAGACTACATAAGAGGGAGAGTTGTGTCAACACGCGGGCCTCCCATCGTCGTCTCTATAAGAGGCCCCACCTACGGCGTGGTGCTGTCCCGCTGCCCCAGGTGCGGATCTGTACTGAGGAGGAGGGGCTCCGCGCTGTACTGCCCCAACTGCGGTGTGGAGGTTAAGAGAAAGATGGCAATAGGGCACTATTCCACGTAA
- a CDS encoding DUF2067 domain-containing protein: MYLTLSFKFRTREEVERFLTLLERHVKTPYLVNTRLTHVYIQLEGDARELKDAAAVVKSLAGLAKGARRSLQIPLLVLFRDAELVRPVPPDAVADALSATGRPSTVRGDVLVTSASYEEVLSTAEKLSRLYEEAEKLPLTPQAKKVAVVYAFAKGLPVEKAVEELVSEGFLNRGGVISLRYRLEEARRMLQSKFK, translated from the coding sequence GTGTATTTAACTCTGTCTTTCAAATTCCGAACGAGAGAGGAGGTGGAGCGCTTCCTCACACTGCTGGAGAGACACGTGAAGACGCCTTACTTAGTGAACACGCGCCTTACACACGTCTACATCCAGCTGGAGGGCGACGCCAGGGAGCTTAAAGACGCCGCCGCCGTGGTGAAGAGCTTGGCGGGCCTCGCCAAGGGCGCCCGGCGAAGTCTCCAAATCCCCCTCCTTGTGTTGTTTAGAGATGCGGAATTGGTGAGGCCTGTGCCCCCCGACGCAGTTGCAGACGCCCTATCTGCGACGGGGCGCCCCTCCACAGTCCGCGGAGACGTCCTAGTAACATCCGCCAGCTACGAGGAGGTGCTCTCCACAGCTGAAAAGCTGTCAAGGCTGTATGAAGAGGCTGAGAAGCTACCGCTCACCCCCCAGGCCAAGAAGGTAGCCGTTGTCTACGCCTTCGCAAAGGGTCTGCCGGTGGAGAAGGCAGTAGAGGAGCTAGTAAGCGAGGGGTTTTTGAACAGAGGCGGAGTCATCAGCTTGAGGTACAGACTGGAGGAGGCTAGGCGTATGCTTCAATCAAAATTTAAATAA
- a CDS encoding DNA-directed RNA polymerase subunit L, producing MLQIEILKLDDRYLEIKARGDTYTLFSPLVEYLSNDPDVEYVQFDVDHPLQENVYFKIKMKRGNPLDAVQRAVNAILSDLEELEKSFFS from the coding sequence GTGTTGCAGATCGAAATCCTGAAGCTAGATGACCGCTACCTAGAGATCAAGGCCAGGGGGGACACGTACACCCTATTCTCCCCCCTCGTGGAGTACCTCTCAAACGACCCCGACGTGGAGTACGTGCAGTTCGACGTAGATCACCCCCTGCAGGAAAACGTATACTTCAAAATAAAGATGAAGAGGGGCAACCCGCTAGACGCTGTGCAGAGGGCGGTAAATGCGATACTGTCCGACCTAGAGGAGCTGGAGAAGAGCTTCTTTTCGTGA
- a CDS encoding ribosome biogenesis protein: MILVLAESALELVPRELWRHPAVLADARRRGKRPGEILLDRARHHPAMSGLVDAERRGRPDIVHQVLLVFQYSLHTRRGMGRAYIHTRDGYVIAVDPRARIPKNYNNFVSLVEQLYALGRVPPRGEPLMELRREGLGDLLGELGGRWVVFHESGSRKPLYEIGVDVLNSVVVVGGFPHGDFENRWLLERAAARYSLGEESLDAAQVVCRAVAAAEAAAGLV; encoded by the coding sequence GTGATCCTGGTCTTGGCCGAGTCTGCCCTTGAGCTCGTGCCGAGGGAGCTCTGGCGGCACCCGGCGGTGCTGGCAGACGCCAGGCGGAGGGGGAAGAGGCCCGGCGAGATTTTGCTAGACAGGGCGAGGCACCACCCAGCCATGTCGGGGCTAGTCGACGCTGAGAGGAGGGGGAGGCCCGACATAGTCCACCAAGTTCTGCTGGTCTTCCAGTACAGCCTCCACACGAGGAGGGGCATGGGGAGGGCGTATATACACACACGCGACGGCTACGTAATAGCTGTGGACCCCAGAGCCCGCATTCCCAAGAACTACAACAACTTCGTCTCACTTGTGGAGCAGCTATACGCCCTCGGGAGGGTGCCCCCGCGGGGTGAGCCGCTTATGGAGCTCCGCAGAGAGGGGCTGGGGGACCTCCTAGGCGAGTTGGGGGGTAGGTGGGTTGTGTTTCACGAATCCGGCTCGAGGAAGCCCCTCTACGAAATAGGCGTCGATGTGCTAAACTCCGTAGTGGTGGTCGGCGGCTTTCCACACGGCGATTTTGAAAACAGGTGGCTGTTGGAGAGGGCCGCGGCTAGATACAGCCTCGGGGAGGAGAGTCTAGACGCGGCTCAGGTAGTCTGCAGAGCGGTTGCGGCGGCTGAGGCGGCGGCGGGGCTGGTATGA